The nucleotide sequence GGATATTGCAATACTCGCTCAAGGGCTACGTCGCGGGAAGCGAGATTGCATCCGACACATCCAGTGCGTGCGTTGATTTCGACGGCTTCGTCACCGCCGTAGCAGTGCGCGACGAGTTTCGTGGAAAAATGAAATCCGAACTTGTCGGTGAGATCTGCCTCCATCAGCCAATCCCACACCAGGCAGACCCTCCAGTGGAGGATCGGGGCAAGGGTGTCAGCGACAGACTCTGGTGTTGCCTCCTGAAACCAGCCTTGCCCGCATTCGGCTCCATTCTTCGAGCACGACAATGCGATACGGGCATCCCGGACAGCGGATTCACCAAGGCGCACACCGGTCAACATCAGGAACTTCTCACCAGCTTCATCCCGCAACGATTTGAGGGCGGCGAGCATCGGCTCGATTTTTATCTGAGCGGTGCACCATCGGAAGGTGTTGGATGGAGGTGGAACTCCGCGGCCGAGCATGTATACAAAAAACCTATCGTCCAATTCCGGGAGAACGATCCGCGTCTCCACCCCAAGGGCGCGAACCTCCTCCAACAGAATCATCGCCGTCGCATGAAGCGGCGGTAGCTCCATCCGCGTGTCGGCATAAAGGACAATCAGTTTTTTCGGCCTCGGCACCCGCCCCGACGCGATCAGGTATGCCACAACCGTGAGCAGAGCGGAAGAGTCTTTGCCGCCAGAGAATGCGATCGCCCAATAGTTATAGCGTTCGGCATAGGCGCGAAGGCTGTTCGCAGTGATCTCTATCGCGTCAGATAGATCCATGCGGTCACCGTCGAAGAGTGTGGGTTGGGAGGGCTTCACGCCGCCCCCCTTTCGATATCCCGAGCTTCCTCGGCATCCACGAGTGCGGACACGTCCGGATTCTGGGAAGCAACGGCGGCGACGATAGCACGCGCGAGCCTGCGGGGCACGGCGTTGCCAATTTGTTTTACCTGGTCCGTTTTCGTGCCGGTGAATTTGTAGTCGTGCCGGAAGCCTTGGGCCAGAGCGAGCTCGTGGGGCTGGAGCATCCGGAAGCGGATGTCCAACCGGTATCGCTGTCCGTCGATCTCGACGATCGGTCGGACCAGTCCGAATCGGTCTTTGCATGTAACTGTCGGCGCAGGATCGGCGATATCATGAGGCTGGCCGTTTCCGTAATAACTGATGAGGAACGGCTCCACGAAAGCGATCGCACCGGAGGTGGCAACAGTCGGGCATGGCTCGCTCACCGGGCGCAGCCGCCCATCGCTCTGTTGGGGCAAGAGATGAGGTTCGATCAGTGCGAGATCGTTCGAGCACGTAACTGTCGGAGCGGGATCCTCGATGTCCTTCGCGCGAGTTCCTTCCCCGGCACGGCTCACACCGTTGGCCGTTTTGACAAGGAACGGCTGCACCAATGCCCTGTGATCTCGGGTGAGGATCGTGCCGATGGGGAGGTCCACCGTCCGCGCCGCGCATTCGGGGCCGCCCGCGCTCATCACGAATGGAACGATCAGGGCCATATCACCGCGGTTTCCGCACACAACCGGCATCGGCGAGTCGATGGATTTCACACGGGACGATTCCGACGTGCCGGCACCGTGCGCGACCTGGATGAGATATGGTTCCGCCATATAGAGGTGTGGTGCGCTGGCCGTGATGGTCGGGGCGGGCAGATCGATATCCGCTGCGGTGCTCTGCCCCTTCATGTTCACTAGGAACGGCTCCGCAAGACCGAGGTGAGTGCCATTTGCCGTGACGGTTCCGCAGGGCAGGTCCAAGCTTCCGTGGGATGTGGCGATGTTGCTGGGAGACGCTCCACGCAGAGTCACGAGGAATGGCTGGGCGACACCGTGGCGGGCCTTCGTGACGACCGTGGACAGGGGAGCATCGACTGATGCCAGTCCGCCGCATGGGCCGCCGCTGGTTTGATCCCAGGCGACGATGAATGGCTCCACAAGGCCCTTCTCGGTGGCACCAGTCACAGTTCCCAGCGGGGCATTGAGAGAGTGTGCATTCCAGTTGGCTGCATTCTTCTTTCCAGAGTTGCCGTGCGAGGTGGTGATGAGGAACGGCTGCACCAGTCCGACTCCGCGACTGGTCGTGGTCACTGTTGGAGCAGGAGCATCAACGGACCGGGGCCCGTTACTCGAATGCTGGGGGATCAGGAAAGGCTCCACCAGTTTCGGACCGCTGCCCACGGCCAATACCGTGCAGAGTGGCTCATCCACGCTCTTCGGGGTGGGACTTGAGCATTGGGGGATGATATAGGGTTGAACGAATGCTCCGGCACCGTGGCTCGTCACCGCTGGTGATGGCTCGTCGATGTCGTGCGTTCGTGGGACCTGACCTTCACGCTCTCCGAATTGGGGAACGATGAAGCCCTTCAAACCATACTTTTCCAGTCCGGCGAAGATCCTGGCCATGGTCTTCGGTGAAAGCGGGCGGGTCCGTTCGTAGATGGATTGTCCTTCCAGAGTCCAGTCGATGATGTCCCGTGCCGGCGTCCAGCGACGCGGCGTCATGAGATCCGGCTCCTTGGAGTGGGTCGGATGCGGCCATACGATCTTCTTCCGCTTACCGAAAACAGCTTGGACGAAAAGCCTCGTGCGGGTTGTCGGGTCTCCGTAATCGGCGGCGCACAGAAGGCGGTAGTCGACCTTGTAGCCGATGGACTCGAGGGTTGCGATCCACGCGCGGAAGATCTCGCCCTTCCGTTTGGGATCAGGAACCCAGACGAGTTTTTGAACTTCCCGTTCCTGATGGTTGACCGAATCCCACCAGAATGCCCGTGAGAGTTCCTTCCGATTGGTCACACCGTGGGCGATCTGCTCGCGCCTCCATTTGCGGTATGGAATCGCTGGCACCTGAATTTTTACGGTTTGACGCTTCCGTATCAGCGGACCCCACGTCTGGAATTCGGGAACGTTTTCGACGAGGATCACCGGGGGAAGGAGAGCTTCCGCCCACCGGATCACGCACCAGGCGGTTGCCCGTGACTGATCGTTGATCGGTTTGCCCCCGCGAGCGATCGAGTGGTGTGTGCACTCCGGAGACGCCCACAGGAGGTTCAGCTCGCCCTCCTTGAAGAGGTCCCGAGGATTTACTGCATCGACACCAGTGCAGAGCGATCGCGCTTCCGGATGATTGGTCTCGTGCGTGTCGATGGCAACCGGCCAGTGGTTCACGGCCGTGAGTCGCGGCGTATGCCCCAGGAATTTGGCGGCCTCCATCGCGCCGTCCGAAGTGCCACCGGCGCCGCAGAAAAGATCGGCGATGTTGTAGATCACGCTGCACCTCCTTCGAGACCGGTGGCGACGCCCCGGCGTTTGCTCTCCCGTTTCCAGCGGTCGGCATGTCCGAGGACATCTGTGACGCTCTTGAGCAGCACGCTACGGTTGTCCGGCTGCCAGAACTTGGGGGACCAGCTTTCAGGGATCTCCACGGCCATGTAGGCGGAGAGGAGCGCCCAATCCTGATCCTTCAGGTCGAAGAAGATCCGGGAGTTCGCGAATAGCTCGTCCTGCTCGATGCGGCTGAAGTGAGGGCGCTTTCTCCAGCTTGGATGGAGCGCGTTGATTCGGCTCTGGAGCTTGTCGAAGTCCCGCGCTTGCTCGGTTGGCATGCGATTGGACCAGCCGTCGGGTTGGTGCTCGGAAGTCGGCGAGGCCGAATTCTTGGGAGCGAGCGCAGGCGCGTCTTGCTCTCTCTCTTCTCCTTCTAATTCCTTTCCTTTCTCTTTCCTTTCTATGGGTTCCGCGTGGGTTTCTTGCTCGGTTCCGTTGGGTTTATCCGTTGGCTGGATAGTTGGCCTCCCGCCCTTTGCGCCGTTGGTTCTCGCGGCGGCTTTTTTAGCTTCCGACGTTTGCTTTCCGATGCTACGGAGGTGCTTCACTTCAGCCTCCTTTTCCTCGGGGTAAAACCTAACAACAAGGTCTTCACCTTCCCAGTTCCAAAGGTCGCAGTCAGTCGAGATCTCCTTTGATGTGACGCGGACGACCTGCTGCCATTTCCGGTCCTTCCACTGTTTGGCCTGATGCATACGACCGCCGTTTTCTTGCCCAACGCAGTATCGGAGGAGGCAGAGCCATGTGGCCCGTTCGGTAGGTTCGGCTCCGAGAAACTCTTCCGAGTCCAGCACGGTGACATTGATATTGATCCAGTTCATTGATTGGTATGAGGGGAAAGTTGATTCAGGCGGCGGAGTCGTCCTGGAGGCGGTCGAAGAGATCCGGGATGGCCATCTTGTTGGCGGCAGCCGCGCAGTGGGCCGCGCCATCGAGGAAGTATGGCGTGCTGAGTTCGATGCCGATCGCCTTGCGTCCCTTGAGGATGGCTCGGTAGGGCACTGTCATCAGGCCGCCGAAAGGGTCGCAGACGGTCTCCCCGGGCATGCTGAGCTGCTCAATCACACGGTCGGCCAGGTCGAACTGCATCGGGCAGAGGTGCATTTCCTTTCCTTTCGCGCTCTGCGCTCCGTTCAGCGTGAGCATGCGGGTGATGTCGGTCCAAACGTCCTCGTGCCAGCTCTGCGGTTGCAGGAGCATAAAGTCGGTGGGAAGGCGTCCGCTCAGCTCAAGTTCCTCCCCGACGCGCACGTGGTGCTCGAAGTCGTAGATGTTGCTCAGTGAATGGTCGCGGAAGAGGCGGAAAATCTGCTGGTGGTTGAGGGTTTGCAGTTCCTCGGGAGTCATGAGGCGATTGCCGGAGGATCTCGTGAATCCATGGGCATCGACCTGCCAACGGGAGCGGGTATATCTCTCCTTGCTTTTCTTCACCGGCAGGTCCGCGTAGCTCTTCTCCGTGCTCGTCTGAGGCTTCCGGAAATAGAGGAGGTATTCCGGCATCCCGACGCCCATCTTGGTGGCGTCTTTGCATTGTTCGCTCCATCCGAGGCGGTAGGTCTGACTGTTCTCCCTGACCACATCCGTCACGATGGTCTTCATTCCCATATATCCGAAGCCGTGCTTCGTGTAGTGCTCGATGCACTTCATGTGGAAAGGATAGACCGTCTGAAAGCCGAGGCCTGTCATGCCCCCAGGCACGATCCGGTCCTTCACGTGGATGGCGAGGATCCTGCCGGGCATCATCACTCGGAGCAGTTCCGGGGTGAGGAAGTCCATTTGCTGGAAAAACTCGTCATTGCCTTCGCTGTGGCCGAAGTCCGCGTAGTTCGGGGAGTATTCGTATTGGGTAGCAAACGGGATTGATGTGAGCCCGAGGTGCACGCTGTCGGAGTCCATCCGGCGCAACTCCAGCACGTTGTCGTTGTTCACAATCCGATATCCCTCGCCGATGATCTCGACGCGATCGACACCGAGCTTGCGGGTCAGATGCTTCGCCATCGCGCTGTGGGAAAGCCCGTATTCTTTGATGATAGCCGTCATTTTTGAAACCATGTCGTTGTGTTGTTTCCACTTCCTCTCCAGCTGCTTCCGGACTCCCGCCTCGGCCTCGGTGTAGATGATGTCGATCCTCACCTGGCCGGTCTGGAGGAAGCGGAGGAGTCGGTGGATGGATTGGATGAAATCGTTGAATTTGAAACCGATCCCGAGATAGACCGCCCACCTGCAGTGCCGTTGGAAATTGCAGCCGCTTCCGAGCATGCAGGGCTTGCCCGCCATCTCGGCGATGTCGCCTTCTGAGAATCCGATGATGGAGGTTTCCTTGTGATCGTCGGTGTCGGCGCCACGCACGGTGACGAGACCTGGAATGCTGTCTGCGAGAGCTGCCCGCTCGATCTCGAGGTCGTGCCAATAAATGCGGTGGGCTGCGGGATCCTCGCCGCGGATCTCCATCAGTTTCGCCATGCGGGCGGCGAGGCTGCTTTTCTTCTCGGCTGCTGCGTCCTGAACTCCGATGGCGGCATCACGGAACAGCTTGCCTTGGCCGCTTTTCTCCGTGCCGGCATTGGCGTGGTTGCTGGGGACCTCGTGCCAGCGGAGGTCGAGCGGTGGCAGTTCGTAACCTTCATCCGAGAATCCGAGGTCGGATGGCTTCTGGACAAAGAGCGCCCATGAGGAAACCCACAGCCAGAATTCCTTCACCTTGTGGGGGTGGATGGTGAGAACATCCGCCTTTGTCGAATCACGCTTGAAGAACCGGGTCTTGGCCTGGCTGACATCCATGATGCCAAGGAATGCCGCGTAGCTCAGCAGCTCGATGTAGTCGTTCGGGGATGGGGTGGCGGTGGCGACGAACCGATGGGGGACGCGTGACACATCGTTGCGCTTGGCCATCGGCCCCGCATCGCCGGTGAACAACCGCATGAATTCCCGGAAGGTCTTGGTTCCTCCAAGTCCTCGAAGCACGCTGGCCTCGTCGAGGGATGCCACGGTGAACAGTGCCGGATCGAGCTTGCCGTCGCGGATCGTCTCGTAGTTCGTCAGGTAGATGGTTGAGCTGTCCTCCACTTCCTCGAAGCGCTTGATGAACTTCACCCTCACGCCAAGCTTGGCGGCGTCCTGGGCGAACTCGTGGCGCACACCGAGGGGAAGGACGATCAATCCCAATCCGCCGGCCCGGGTGATTGTGAGGCGCACCGTTTCGATCTGGATGAACGTCTTTCCGAGGCCGAATGCGAGGAACCCTGCCCGGCGTCCGCCCGCCACGAGCCATTGCACCGTGGCACGCTGGTGGGGCTTTAGAAGTGGATGGATCACGTCGTCGGAGATGTCAAAGCCCCACGTTTCAGCGAGCTTCACCTTCGATTCGAGGAATTGGATATATGGGTCGGGGGACATCAGAATAAAGTGGGTTGCTCGCTGTCTGGAGCGGGTGTTTCGGTGGAATCCGGAACGAGGAACGACATCAGGTCGGGGAGGGCCTTGCGGCAGCCTTTCGGGATCCGCCAAGGAACGAGCTGGCCCCATTCCTGGGCGATGTCCCGGGTGATGCTTCCCTGCGGCTTCACCTTCTGTTTGAGTCTCCGAGCGATCGCATAGGCGTCGACGTAGTCCTGCCATGCGCGGCGGGAGTTGTTCACCGGGATGGCCACGGTGATGGCCGGATAGAAGAAGTTCTGGCCGCGGCGTTCGGCGAAATGGATGACGAGGAAGCAGGGAACTCCGAATGCGGAACGTTCCAGCATGTGCTCGACCTGCTTGGGTTTGATCGACTCCTTCCGCATGTCGAACGCGGTTTGCTGGCAGTGCTTCGCCTCGATGATGAACTGCCGCCCATCATACAACACACCCTCAAAGTCGGGGAGCGACGGAATGAGAACCGTCTTGGTGCGTTTCCCAGAGGGATCGCTGTCGTCCTTGATGGTGACGCCATTGGTGCCGTAGCGGCCCATGGTCATCCGCTTCGCGCGACGTTCGCGGTCTGCGGCATCCATCAGGAGTTGTTCGAACTCCTTTCCTTTGAGGGTGGTTGGAACGGGGGACATGGCTCAGCTTCCGAATCCGAGTTGTGATTGCCCTTGATCGGCGAGTGCCTGGAGACCGGCTCTCCCTTCGTTGAAGTTGAGAAGCTTTTGGGACCGCTTTCCGCCCGCGTAGTTTTCCGCCTCCTTGATGGCCTTGTTCAGCGCCTTCAGCATCTTGGGATCCTTCAACTGCACGTCTCCGGATTCGCCGTCCGCAGGCTTGTCGATCTGGATCATCGGCGAGCTCATCGGGTGCAGGAAGTCCGTGCGGGTTTCCAACTGCTTCTTCGCATGGAGCTTCACCGACCTGGTGCCCTGTTTGGTGTGGGAGATGGTGAAGCCTGTGACGCTCAGGCCGGTGGCGTATTCGGCGGGCAGTTCCATGATCTCGCAGAAGACCGGCGGGAGTTTGCCGAATGCTGCGGGCAATTCCGGCAAGGGCTCCTCATGGGCGGTGACGTTGCGCTCTTCGGTGGCGACGTTCTCGTCCTTGCTCTCGGGGTTGAGAACGACGGCGAACTTGATGGCTTTCGAGCCAATCGTGAATTTCTTGAGTTCCATATCTGTGTTGTGGGTGTCTGGGGTTGTGGTTTCAGCAGAGTGTTCGGGTCGACATGCGGCGCGGCTTCTTCTTCCGATGGGCATCACGGCGGTCGTGCTTGGCCTCGTGGTGCCCATCGAGCATGTGCTGGTGGCGCTTGTGACGGTGTTCCAGATCGGCGAGTTGCGTTGCAATGTTGGGTGGCAGGTGGTCTTGGCTCATGGGTGTGGGTGGTTATTCACGGAAGAAAATGAGGAGGAATCCGAGGATTAGAACGACCGCGAGGGCTTCGCCTGCGACCTCGGGCCAGGTGGTGGCGGCCAGCGTGTTGATGTGGTTGGTGATCATGGGAGTTTGCGGAAATGGATGCTCCAGACCCACGGGTTGGCCTTCCATGAGATGTCGGGTTTGTTGGGGCGGGGTGTGCCGTTGATGGAATCCCATATCTCCCGGTAACTATGGATCGGGGAGTTGTTCGGCACGATAGAGTGCGGATGTGGCTTTCCTTTGTGCGGTCCCGTCAGGATCATCTCGTAGGATTTCCACCCGTTTCCTTCCCGTTCCACACCCTCAGCGATCGCGTCGACTTCGGATATGTCCTGCAGCCGTTGGATCTCGACCTTCGTGATCTCCAGCTTGATTCGCCAGGCGCTCATCGGGAGATAGATGGACGGCCGTTTGTGGTAGCCAACAGAAGACCGCTCGATCTTCTTCAGGTCATGTTTGTCGGCGTCGTAAACGATGGGATGTTCCGCATCCGTTAGGTTGTTCCATTCTCCTTTGAGCTTGCCGCCATCAGCGACCTGGATCTTCCAGTGTCCCCAGCACCAGAAGGTTTCCTTGATGGCGAGGATGTCGCCGACAGTGCCGTAGGGGCTTTCCTTCATTAGTGCAGCCTGGCATTCCTCGCTGGTGTCGTGCAGGCAGCCGCCGGTTAGGCAAGCGTGGGATTGGAGCCAGTTTCCCGGCCCCGCGAGAACCCTCCGGGTGTTGGTCTTCAGATCCTGCTGGATCAGCCGGACGTTGCCGCCGGTCATGAGGAGGGGGGTGGTTTTCATCGTGTCGCCTCCTCGTATGCTGCATTGATCTCAGCCATTCGCTCATGGCTGCCGCCGTTGTCGGGATGGCATCGTTTGGCAGCCATTTTGTAGCAGTCGCGGATGTGTGCGTAGGTGGAGTCTTTCTCGCACCCGAGCACCACCCACCACGGTTTCCTTTCCGGTGCCGGCAGGGCGGCAAATCCGGTGAATGCACGGTCGAGCATGTCGGAGGATCCCCACCGTTCGATGCCCCTCAGAGCGTCGATCGTCTTCTGGATTGCCCGCATGTTCTTCCAAACGCGGTCATATTTGTCGCAGGCGAAGCAGACCTTCTTGCCCTTGCGCTCGAAGTAAACAGCGACACCTGGGTCTGATGGCTCGGTGCGGTTGGCCATTGGGAAGCCATCGCGGCGAAGCGGGACGTTCGTGGAAATGATGACTTTTTCTCGGACAGTGTAAGTGCGGGATGAAGCGCCCAGCGCAAGCCGGTCGATCTCCGCGAGCAGCTCGTCCTGAACATTGCGCGGAGTTCCTGTGAACGATCCACGCTCGCGAGTGCCGCGATGTCGGGGCCAACCTTCGGGCCAGGAGAGGGGAAATGCGTCGATGTTTTCCATAATTCAAACGGTGGTTCGGTCGTATTCGCCGTGCTCGCAGTAAGTGCACGGACAGGGGTAGGGAGGGAGATGGCACTGGCACTGGAGGGGATCGAAGGGAGCAAGTTTCTCCGCTGCGTCCCGGGCTTCCCGCTCGGCCACGAGTTCGACCTCGAGCATGCCGTTGTAGCAGACGGCGGAGCGCGGCTTCACCACCGCGGCCATTTCCGGCTCGCTCCAGTTGTTGAGGAAGTCGGCGATGCGCCAGACGGTTGGCGTGGTCCGTTCGATGATGTCCTCGAAGCGGACCTTGAGGATGGGCGCGCCGTGGAGAGATATGGCACCGATGGCCTCGGCTTCTTCGATGGCGATGTTGTTTCGCATCGCTTCCATCGTTTGGCCCGAGATGGGTCCGGGGCGAACCGACTGGGTCAGGCGCATCATTTTCACCATCGAAATCGACTGCTGACGGCGGGATCGCGTCATCATGATGAACCGGTAGTTTTTCCCCGTGGGCAGGGAATGGAGGTGAGGATCCAGCAACTTGAACGCGCCTCCGACATTCGATTCGATGAACTCCGAGGTGACACCGGTAAGCAGTTCGGCAGGCTCGAAGGCGGGATACTCGCCCGCGCAACGGATGCCGGCGGCGTCGAGGATCTGCATCATCAGGCTCGTTCCTGACCGGGGGAGTCCGCAGACGATGGTGATTGGTTCCAGGCTCATGCGTTCACCTCCACCGTTGGGAATTCGTTCCACTCGCGTCCGTCGAGGAGGCGGCCGGCTTTCTTTTTGCCGATCTTCACCATGATCTCGGTAGAGGCGGTGTGGCGGTCAATCGTCCAATCGGAACTGTCTGTTCCGTCCAATTCCACCTGGCGTGAATCCCCATCGTAGCAGTTTCCAATGGTTGCGGTCACGTGCTCGCCCCACTGTTTGAACAGGAACGGCACGTCGGCGGCCTGGCATTGGTCGCGGAGGCTCCGTGCCCAGTCCGGGTGCATGGGCCTTGCCTTGGGACCGGACTCGCCGCCGGCGATGACCCAGTGGATGCCGTCGAGGTCGGAGAACGTCGATTCAACCCGGCAGGCTTGCTCGTCCGTCAGACCCTCGCTCATCAGACCTGCCCGCCGTGCTGCAACCAATGGCGCCACGAGATCCACCGGACCCAGCAGGGGCTCGCACGAGAGGAAACGGACTTTCGCCGGGATGGAGAGGAGCAGAGGGATGCGCTTGTCCGCCATCTCCTGATTCTCGACGGTGGTGCCTACCCACACGTTTTGAGGTGCAGGACGGTCGGCGCGGGCTATCCATGAGTGCGCGAATCCGTGGAGTTCCATGTCGTCGCGCTCCAGCGCCACGTCGCGAACTCCTGCGACTCGGGCAAACCAGTTCTCCGGCCTTTTGGTGAGCAACAGCCAGTCGAGGTTCGGCGTCAACCGGACTAGGGCGAGGAGATCGGCCAGCCACTCGATGGGCACCTCGTCATCCAGCCAGTCCGCGAGGCTGGCGCAGAACACGCGGGGGCGGGCGAGCTCTGTCATCCCCGCTCCTGAAGCTACACCGGTATTGTAGTTTTCCAGAGAGAGGGCGGCTTCGCGATTCCATTTGATCGGTTCCCTCCATGTCTGGGTGCGCGATCGGGGTGCACCCTTCCCCCACGTCTCATGTCCGGCGGCACGAAGGACGCGGGCACGTGTGGAGTTGGCGGCGTAGCAATGGGCACAGCCGGGGGATACTCTGGTGCATCCGATCCACGGGTTAAAGGTGTGGTCACACCATTCGATTTTGGAAGACTTCATGACCTTATGCGGCGAGGTGTTCGAGCCATGCCTTCTGGCGAAGGAACTCGGCGGCGAGCTCCTCCAATCCTTGGCGGAGCTGTTCCGTGAACTCGTCACGGTGGGTCCGGATGTAGAAGCTCGGGATCTTCCCGGCCTCCCAATAGTCTGCCACCCACATGTCACGGGTTTTCGTCCACTGCGTCACATGTGGGCAGAAGCTGAAGAAGTCCCACCAGTCGGCACCTGTCACAGCCATGCAGTGATGCACCTGGTGAAGATATTCGTCGGGAAGGACGCCTTCGCGGAGGTATCGGATCTGAGTGTGCCAGGCGGGAGCCTTGATTTCGGCACCGCCGATCATGAGCGCGCCGATCTCGGCAGGGTCCGCGTCTTCGTCGAGATCCTCGGACAGCACCACGTCGTCCGGCGAGCAACCGATGGGGAGGGAGTCATGAGAAATGAATCCCACCTCGATACATGGCAGCCCGAGCATCGTGCGGTATTGCTGCCTCGCGATCGGTTCCAGCGCGTTGCCGCGTTTCATGTCGTCCGTCTGGAAGTCGTTCCTCTGTTCGCCAGCCCATTCCGCGAGCTTACGGTCGATGGCGGACTGTGCGCCGTCCTTGAGGGTGAGATACTGCTCCGGATTCGGCAGCAGGCTGAGGAGGTCCGCACGTTTCCCGTTCTTCTTATGAGGGATGCCGGCGAGGTCGAGCTGATCGCAGATGTTGGGGACGCTCAGGGAGATCTCGAACGGAGGGGCGCAGAACGGGCCAGATTCCGACGCTGTGAACTTTCCGGCACGGGCGGCGTGCCACTCGGTTGAGCGTTGAACGCATTGGTGAACGATCACTGGCCACCTCCCTCGTTGGGGGTTTGAGCATCGCATTTGCGGGCTGCTATCATCGCGTCGGCGAGTTGATAGCAATACTTCGCATCTGCTTCGCGCCACTTAGCGCTCTTCTCTTCCACCTGCTCACGGGGGCATGTCCGCTCGTCTGTCTGCGCTGAGATGCCCGCTAGAGCTTGGCCTGCGGACCAGTCACGGAGGGTCATGCCTTGTGGAGCGTTCGCCAGTTTGCTTGGAAGCGGGTTTGTGTGGCATGGAAATGCCGGACCGCCGTCGGTATTTGATGCGTTCACGCTTCACCTCCCGCGTTCGGAGCAAGCTCCATGGTTTTGATGTTATCGCCCTTCTCACCCGGCTCCACGGAGAGGAGGAGGCTTTCTCCGCCTTCCAGCTTGTCGAGGAACTCGCCGAAGGTGCTGGAGAACGTCGTGGCCTCCCTGGGCTCTTCTTCGCCTGCCAGGGTGTAGCGGAGCTTGTAGAGCGTCCATGGCTTCGTTGCTTCCGCCGGGGAGTTGTGGACGGCGTGGTTCTCGTAGAACACATTAATGATGGGAGGATCGACTGGGGCAGGGAAGAGCGTTTCGATCTTGGAATAGATCGCGAAAAGTTCGGTATCATTCGTGCCCTGGAAGGTTTGACCATGCTTGAGAAGGCCATGTTCGCGGCATCGCGTTTCCGCCGCAGGCTGGCCGAGTTTCGCGGTTTTCATCGCCACTTTGATGGCTTTGGTCATCACCTCGCGTGGCGGGTATTGCTGGCCGTCCGCTGCCACGGCCTCAGCTTCGACAGCGGGAGGGGCTTCCTTCTGCTTGGCGGACCTTCCACCAGTGATGACCTTCGGTGGGGTGGCATCTGCGCGTGGCGTAGCATCGCGCATTTCGCTGTGATCCAGGTCATCGTCGATAAGGATTCCGAGGAGGATTTCCGGACACCAACGACGCGCCCATTTCGTAGCCCCGGTGTAGCAAAGCTTTTGCTCCGGATCCTTGCGCCACATCAGGTTGTCCGTCTTGGCTTGGCCGACGGAGACTTCGACGGTGACCGGTGCTTTCGCGCCACGGAACTTCCCAGAAACGATGACCGTGAAATCGTCCTGTCCTTTCGTTCCCTTGAACTCGTAGGAAAGGCGCTCTTCCAAGTCGGCCATCGAGTTCACGAGTCCGGCGATGAGCTTGCCCTGATAGCCGAGCTTGCCTCCTACCACGTAGGTTTCCGGCATGACCGCGAATGGATCCATTCCCCAGCGGAAGGACTGGTTTACGATGAGGAAGCAGTTGGCGCGGACCTCATCCGGCGTGAACCAGTCCATGTTTTGTCCTTTCTTCCTGCCGAGCAGATGCTCAGGGATCAGCGATGCGCTCGCCATGGTCTGTGCGATGATCATCATGCGGCTGAACCGCTGTTCGTTCATCAGATTTGCGACGATGATTGGGTCCTGATATTGTTGCGGTTCGGCGTTCGCCGGGTTGAGTAGTGAGTTCATAATTCTGTCTTTGAGTGTGGAAAGTGGTTCCCTCCCGCGCCGTCGACCGTTTCCCCCCGGATCGGTGTTCGGCTTGCGGGAAGGGAAGGGGGTTACCGGACCTGCGGGACGAGTTTGATTTTCAGTCCGGGGATCTGTGGGAGGTCATCGCCAATTCGACCGCGCGCGATCGCTTCGAGGATCTCCATGCGGCGAGGTGTCAGAGTGACCAGGCCGGCGTTGTGGCGGTAGAGAGCATCGATGTCGGTGACTTCATATTCTGGCACCATCTTCACGCCCCTCGG is from Luteolibacter yonseiensis and encodes:
- a CDS encoding phosphoadenosine phosphosulfate reductase family protein, with product MKPSQPTLFDGDRMDLSDAIEITANSLRAYAERYNYWAIAFSGGKDSSALLTVVAYLIASGRVPRPKKLIVLYADTRMELPPLHATAMILLEEVRALGVETRIVLPELDDRFFVYMLGRGVPPPSNTFRWCTAQIKIEPMLAALKSLRDEAGEKFLMLTGVRLGESAVRDARIALSCSKNGAECGQGWFQEATPESVADTLAPILHWRVCLVWDWLMEADLTDKFGFHFSTKLVAHCYGGDEAVEINARTGCVGCNLASRDVALERVLQYPQWKHLQPLMELRPLYAEMKLPKNRLRKDGTEARRDGTLVSKPCRMSPLTLEARMEFLDRLLSIQKRASVDLINSVEEVRIRELIAAQTWPRGWKGSEQLASIPFANVNPDGSVQPNLEGIL
- a CDS encoding DNA cytosine methyltransferase, coding for MIYNIADLFCGAGGTSDGAMEAAKFLGHTPRLTAVNHWPVAIDTHETNHPEARSLCTGVDAVNPRDLFKEGELNLLWASPECTHHSIARGGKPINDQSRATAWCVIRWAEALLPPVILVENVPEFQTWGPLIRKRQTVKIQVPAIPYRKWRREQIAHGVTNRKELSRAFWWDSVNHQEREVQKLVWVPDPKRKGEIFRAWIATLESIGYKVDYRLLCAADYGDPTTRTRLFVQAVFGKRKKIVWPHPTHSKEPDLMTPRRWTPARDIIDWTLEGQSIYERTRPLSPKTMARIFAGLEKYGLKGFIVPQFGEREGQVPRTHDIDEPSPAVTSHGAGAFVQPYIIPQCSSPTPKSVDEPLCTVLAVGSGPKLVEPFLIPQHSSNGPRSVDAPAPTVTTTSRGVGLVQPFLITTSHGNSGKKNAANWNAHSLNAPLGTVTGATEKGLVEPFIVAWDQTSGGPCGGLASVDAPLSTVVTKARHGVAQPFLVTLRGASPSNIATSHGSLDLPCGTVTANGTHLGLAEPFLVNMKGQSTAADIDLPAPTITASAPHLYMAEPYLIQVAHGAGTSESSRVKSIDSPMPVVCGNRGDMALIVPFVMSAGGPECAARTVDLPIGTILTRDHRALVQPFLVKTANGVSRAGEGTRAKDIEDPAPTVTCSNDLALIEPHLLPQQSDGRLRPVSEPCPTVATSGAIAFVEPFLISYYGNGQPHDIADPAPTVTCKDRFGLVRPIVEIDGQRYRLDIRFRMLQPHELALAQGFRHDYKFTGTKTDQVKQIGNAVPRRLARAIVAAVASQNPDVSALVDAEEARDIERGAA
- a CDS encoding DNA methyltransferase: MSPDPYIQFLESKVKLAETWGFDISDDVIHPLLKPHQRATVQWLVAGGRRAGFLAFGLGKTFIQIETVRLTITRAGGLGLIVLPLGVRHEFAQDAAKLGVRVKFIKRFEEVEDSSTIYLTNYETIRDGKLDPALFTVASLDEASVLRGLGGTKTFREFMRLFTGDAGPMAKRNDVSRVPHRFVATATPSPNDYIELLSYAAFLGIMDVSQAKTRFFKRDSTKADVLTIHPHKVKEFWLWVSSWALFVQKPSDLGFSDEGYELPPLDLRWHEVPSNHANAGTEKSGQGKLFRDAAIGVQDAAAEKKSSLAARMAKLMEIRGEDPAAHRIYWHDLEIERAALADSIPGLVTVRGADTDDHKETSIIGFSEGDIAEMAGKPCMLGSGCNFQRHCRWAVYLGIGFKFNDFIQSIHRLLRFLQTGQVRIDIIYTEAEAGVRKQLERKWKQHNDMVSKMTAIIKEYGLSHSAMAKHLTRKLGVDRVEIIGEGYRIVNNDNVLELRRMDSDSVHLGLTSIPFATQYEYSPNYADFGHSEGNDEFFQQMDFLTPELLRVMMPGRILAIHVKDRIVPGGMTGLGFQTVYPFHMKCIEHYTKHGFGYMGMKTIVTDVVRENSQTYRLGWSEQCKDATKMGVGMPEYLLYFRKPQTSTEKSYADLPVKKSKERYTRSRWQVDAHGFTRSSGNRLMTPEELQTLNHQQIFRLFRDHSLSNIYDFEHHVRVGEELELSGRLPTDFMLLQPQSWHEDVWTDITRMLTLNGAQSAKGKEMHLCPMQFDLADRVIEQLSMPGETVCDPFGGLMTVPYRAILKGRKAIGIELSTPYFLDGAAHCAAAANKMAIPDLFDRLQDDSAA